A genomic segment from Bradyrhizobium sp. ISRA430 encodes:
- a CDS encoding AI-2E family transporter — translation MGRYAPRVCHCSRPGPQALKTLRQLLSADDIIQFVIRLGLLALLIVWTFLIIKPFVPILTWSAVLAVAFYPAFGWLAKRLGGRPRIAAAILTLVTLGIVIGPATWLGLSAVEGIRDLASQIATGDFALQAAPEQIKGWPLVGPWLYDLWTEAYTNIRAALREIAPYLKPLAGMMLSFAGSAGLGTLEFLLSVLVAGFLFPYGPQLVGAVRGFLFRIVPEQSEHFLELAGATIRAVSQGIIGVAIVQALLAGIGFKLAGLLSAGLLAVIVLLLSIVQIGATIVLLPVLIWIWMDKDVTTALLLTVYLVVVGLLDNILKPLVMGRGLTTPTLVILIGVIGGTLAHGIIGLFIGPIILSVAWELAAAWIRIDRATPASDVVADR, via the coding sequence ATGGGACGTTACGCTCCGCGCGTGTGTCACTGCTCAAGACCCGGGCCTCAAGCCTTGAAGACACTTCGCCAGCTCCTGTCCGCGGACGACATCATTCAGTTCGTGATCCGGCTCGGATTGCTGGCGCTGCTGATCGTCTGGACCTTCCTCATCATCAAGCCCTTCGTGCCGATCCTGACCTGGAGCGCGGTGCTTGCGGTGGCGTTCTATCCGGCGTTCGGCTGGCTTGCCAAGCGCCTCGGTGGCCGGCCCCGGATCGCCGCGGCCATTCTCACCTTGGTCACGCTTGGTATCGTCATTGGTCCTGCCACCTGGCTTGGCCTCAGCGCCGTCGAAGGGATTAGGGATCTCGCAAGCCAGATCGCCACCGGCGATTTCGCGCTTCAGGCCGCTCCCGAGCAGATTAAGGGTTGGCCGCTGGTCGGACCATGGCTCTACGATCTCTGGACTGAAGCCTACACCAATATCCGGGCGGCTCTGCGCGAGATCGCGCCATATCTGAAGCCGCTCGCCGGGATGATGTTGTCATTCGCGGGCAGCGCCGGTCTCGGCACGCTCGAGTTTCTGCTGTCGGTGCTCGTCGCCGGCTTCCTATTCCCGTACGGGCCGCAGCTCGTCGGCGCGGTCCGCGGCTTCCTGTTCCGCATCGTGCCGGAGCAGAGCGAGCATTTTCTGGAGCTTGCCGGCGCGACCATCCGCGCGGTGTCGCAGGGCATCATCGGCGTCGCGATCGTGCAGGCGCTTTTGGCGGGCATCGGCTTCAAGCTCGCAGGCCTCCTGAGCGCCGGCTTGCTCGCCGTCATCGTGCTGCTGCTGTCGATCGTGCAGATCGGTGCCACCATCGTCCTTCTTCCCGTGCTCATCTGGATCTGGATGGACAAGGACGTGACCACGGCCTTGCTCCTGACGGTCTATCTCGTCGTCGTCGGTCTGCTCGACAACATCTTAAAACCGCTCGTCATGGGCCGCGGCCTGACGACGCCGACGCTCGTAATCCTGATCGGGGTGATCGGCGGGACGCTCGCGCACGGGATCATCGGTCTCTTCATCGGGCCGATCATCCTGTCGGTTGCCTGGGAACTGGCGGCGGCCTGGATCCGGATCGATCGCGCCACGCCGGCCTCGGACGTCGTCGCCGACCGTTGA